CGTGAGGTTCAGTCAGGATTTAATAGACCTCCAGAATATCATACAAAAACATTCGGAGCATAAAATTCCCATTATAGCTAAAATAGAAAAGCCAGAGGCAGTCGAGAACATAGATAAGATTGTTGCTTACTGTGATGGTTTAATGGTAGCTCGGGGAGATCTAGGTGTAGAAGTACCGGCTCATGAGGTTCCGTTGATTCAGAAACAATTGGTCCTAAGAGCCAAAAAGGCCAGGATTCCTGTAATCATAGCTACCCAAATGATGGAAACTATGATCACTAGCCTTACCCCGACAAGGGCAGAGGTCAACGATGTTGCAAATTCGGTGATGGACGGTGCAGACGCGGTAATGTTGTCCGGTGAAACTTCCGTAGGGAATTATCCGGTACAGGTTATTGAGAAAATGGCTAGTATTCTGAAAAGTGTGGAAGCATCGGACCTTATTCATGTTCCTCATGATCCGCCACACATTAGAACAAACAGATATATTACCAAATCAGTCTGTTACCATGCCGCGCTCATGGCAAATGAAATAAAGGCGAAAGCAATATCTACCTTAACCAATAGCGGATATACGGCTTTTCAAATTTCTGCGTGGAGACCTAGTGCTCATATTTTGGTGTTTACATCAAATAGAAGAATACTTACGCAGCTTAATCTTTTATGGGGGGTAAAAGCTTTTTACTATGATAAATTCGTTTCTACCGATGAAACTATCGAGGATGTAAACGGCATAGCTTGCAAGAAGGGATTTTTAGAAGTGGGAGATATGCTTATAAGTTTGGCCGCGATGCCTATAAAGGCAAAAGGTATGGTAAATACCCTTCGTGTAACAGAGATAGAGAGCTGTAATTTTTAGAAAAATACGGTTATCAAAAAAAGGCCCGCTTATAACAAGCGGGCCTTTCTTTTTCAGTAGGTGAAGATTACGCTACTTCCCTTTCAAATGCTATAAAATTCACAACTTCCCCTTCTTTGTTGAACAGAGGTTGACCATGTATCCAGCAATTATAGGTAGACCCATCTTTACGGTAATTCAAGATGGTGGCTTCAAAGGGCTCCTTCTTTTTAACAGCGTTAGAAATTACTTTGAGTGCGGTTTTACAAGTCTTTTCTCCTTGGAACATTTTTGGTTGTTGCCCAATTATTTCTTCAGGATGGTATCTGTTCATTTCCCATATATTCTGTGAAGCGTACACAATACGTAATTCCGCATCGGTTACTACAATGGTATGTTCTTTATCAATCAATTCTTGTTCTAGGACAGCTTCGTTGAATACCCATGCGTTATTTTTTGCAAGCTGTAAAAGTGCTTTAACATCACTACTAGATTTACAATGGTTATCAAAAAATGTACTATAAAAATCCCATGAAGAAATGGGTAAACTAGTAAGCTTTAGTGTTTTGTAAAACTTATGTAGGGCGTTATCATAATTTAGTAAATTCGTCATAAAAACTCTTCTTTTTCGTAGCATTTTTGTTAAAGCTAAAAAATCAGGTTTCAGGTTAAAATATATAACAACGATTAACACTATTGTTTAAAGAATGATTGGTTTAAAGCCCCGTCTACTTGTAAAGAATGAACAAGAATTAAGACTAAATGTAGTAAATAAGGGAACTTAAAGCAGAAAAATGTATGAAGTTTGAATTTCATGATACCAAATTGGCTTCACTTTTTGGGTTTACGGATGATATCAAAAAAAATGAAAATAACTTTTCTAGTAACTCGGGTAACATACAAATTCTTTGGAACCGAAATGAGATACCTATTTTACTCTGCATTGATGGTCTTACGATAACACTACTACCTAATCAGCTCGTAACCACAACCTATTTACAACATGTCAGTTTTAGTAAGACTAAGGCTCCTTTAACCGCCTTTCTATTTAATAGGCCATTCTATTGTATCAATGATCATGATAGTGAAGTTTCCTGTAATGGTATACTTTTCTTTGGCACCCAGGATTTACCTATTATTACAATTCCAGTGGAACAAGAGCGAAAGTTCAATGTATTGTTTGAGGTCTTTGAAGAGGAGTTCTCTACCTCGGATAAAATACAGGGAGATATGCTACAAATGCTGTTAAAGCGTTTGATCATAATGTGCACGCGCTTGGCCAAGGAACAACTTATTGTACGAACTCTTGATAACGAACAGATTGATGTGGTACGTAAGTTCAACGTTTTGGTAGATAATCATTTCAAGACCAAACGTAAAGTAAGTGACTATGCGGAGCTCCTTTTTAAAAGTCCAAAAACCTTATCCAATCTTTTTGCTATTTATAATCAGAAATCTCCACAACAGATAATTCTGGAGCGCCTGGCCTTGGAGGCAAAAAGATTGATGAGCTTTACGGACAAGCAAAATCAAGAAATTGCCTATGAACTTGGTTTTAACGATCCTGCACATTTTAGTAGGTTCTTTAAGAAAATGACAGGTCATTCCCCATCTAGATTTCGAGAAACAGTGGTCTTGTCTAATTAAAGGGAAATATGTGCAAGTAGTCGGGCAATAGCTCCTAACAAATACCCTTCTTCTGTTCGCATCTTTGTAGTGTAATTAAAAACAATACAAGATGAAGACACAAATAAAATCACTTTTCAATTTAATCGAAATTTTCGGACAAGCTAAAAGGCCAACACTAAATACCGTGAGCCCTAAAACTCACTGTGAACAAAAACACCATCACGATTTCTATTGTGATGCCGAGAAACCATTTGTATCATTTTAAAATCAATAAAAATTATGAGCACATTTAACGTACCAAAAAGAGAAGAAGTTTCAGAAGGGAATCAAGCTATTTTTGACAACTTGGAAAAAGCATTGGGATTTGTCCCGAACCTTTACGCCACCTACGCACACTCCGAGAATGCTTTAGGAAACTATTTGGCATTAAGCGGCGCCAAAACATCGCTTAACGCAAAACAGAAAGAAGTCGTAAATCTTGCTGTGAGTCAAGTAAACAACTGTAGTTATTGCTTAGCCGCACATACCGCAATAGGAAAAATGAACGGTTTTACAGAAGCGCAAATCTTAGAATTGAGAGCTGGTGAAGCTTCGTTCGATTCTAAATTGGATGCATTGGCCAAATTCGCTAAGAACATCACTGAAAATAGGGGAGCTACCGACGAAGAAGTCGTAACCGAATTCCTAAACGCCGGTTGGACCAAAGAGAATTTAGTGGATACCATAGTTTTGGTAGGCGACAAGACCATATCCAATTACTTACATAGGACAACTGATGTGCCTGTAGATTTTCCTGCAGTACAGTCTTTAGAAACAGTACAATTATAAAAAGCGAAGACTGGCCGCTCAAGTTCAGTAAATCAATATAATTAATATAAACAACAAGCTTCCATTGATATGGGACCGAATTTAAAATTAGAAAACATGAAAAAAGTAATCGCAGTATTAGTATTAGCAGTAGGAACAGTATTCTCCATGAACGCTCAAGACAAAATGATGAAGGAGGATAAGATGATGAAATCTACCACGAAAACAATTGCCTTGGAGCAAACGAGTGGAGAATTTACACAAAAACAAATCACCGTCTCGGAAGGGACCTATGTTTTTGAAATCGCCAATAATAATGTTGGACATAACGTAGGTTTCGTATTAGTGAAAAAAGGTGAAGATGTATCTAAACCTGAAAACCACATCAAAACCGCTTACGTAACCGAGCAGGTTGTAACCGGTGAGAAACAAACGTCAAAACCAACTACGTTGACAAAAGGAGAGTATGTATATTTCTGTCCTTTGAACCCAACCTCTACGGATAACACCTTGATAGTACAGTAATTTTTTAAGTTTAGTGTTTGTAAGGGCCGCTAATGGAATATTAATTTCATTGGCGGCTTTTTCGTTAAAAATCGAACTTCAATTGTACTTGTATGGCCTCTGCTTCTTGTTTGGTTTTTTCCTTTTTGTCCGTATTTAGATTTGCTAGGGAAATACCTAATAAGCGTACGGAATTTTGAAGTTCTTCTTGGTATAACAATTCTTTTGCCGTTTCAAGAATCAAGGTTTTGTCAGCTATAAAATAGGGAAGGGTTTTACTTCTTGTATTCAAGGTAAAATCACTATACTTAATTTTTAAGGTTACTGTTTTACCGGCGATATCCGATTTTTTCAAGCGTTTTTCCAACTCGTTGGAAATATGCTCTAAACGTTCTAACATGAAAATCTCACTACTTAGATTTTCATTGAAAGTACGTTCTGCACCCACGGACTTTGGAATCCGATGTGGTTTAACTTCGCTCTGGTGCACTCCCCGCACCACATTATAGTAATAGCTTCCACTTTTTCCAAATTTCTCCTCCAAAAAGGCCTTAGATTTAGACTTTAAATCTTTTCCCGTAAAAATGCCCAGTTGATACATTTTTTCTGCGGTAACTTTTCCAACTCCATAAAACTTTCGAATTTCCAAGTCTTCCAAAAATTCGATGACCTCTTCGGGATTTACGGTTTTTTGTCCGTTCGGTTTATTGATGTCGCTAGCCACCTTGGCAATGAATTTATTTATTGAAATTCCTGCGGAGGCATTTAAACCCGTTTCCTCGTAAATCCTGTTTCGTATTTCTTTCGCTATTAGCGTAGCAGAAGGGTTTCCTTTCTTGTTTGTAGTAACGTCTAAATACGCTTCGTCTAAAGATAAGGGCTCCACCAAGTCTGTATATTCATAGAATACGGCCCTTATTTTTTGGGAAATCTCTTTATAACGGTCAAACCTTGCTTTTACAAAGATAAGCTCCGGGCAGTTCCTTTTTGCGAGAACACTGCTCATTGCGCTGCGCACACCAAACTTACGAGCCTCGTAACTAGCTGCGGCTACGACACCTCGCTGTGAGCTTCCTCCTACGGCGATAGGTTTACCTCTTAATTCGGGATTGTCCAATTGTTCTACCGAAGCATAGAAGGCATCCATATCTACATGAATAATTTTTCGCAATGGCAAATCGGATATCATATTGTAAATTTATAACAACTTAAATCAGTTCGTAATACTAGTTTATAGAATGATTGAAATTGAACGGAAGTTTTTAGTAACATCAGCTATTTTTAAGAAGGAAGCAATTTCAAAAACTAGAATAGTCCAAGGTTTTTTGAACACGGACCCTGATAGGACAGTTCGGATTCGATTAAAGGGAGAAGAGGGTTTTATCACAATAAAAGGCAGGTCCAATAAAACGGGCATTTCACGTTTTGAGTGGGAAAAAGAAATAAGCCCGGAAGAAGCAGAAGCTTTGTTGAAGTTATGTGAAGAAGGTACTTTGGAGAAAACCAGATATGAAATATCTTACGGCAAGCATGTCTTTGAGGTCGACGAGTTTTATGGCCCCAATACAGGTTTAATTGTTGCGGAGGTTGAACTAGATTCCGAAAACGAGGTCTTTACGAAGCCAAAATGGCTGGGAAGGGAAGTCACCGGAGAAACCAAATATTATAATTCTCAATTAAGCAAGATGCCATTTAGCGAATGGCGAACTACTTAACTACGCGTATACGCTCCAATGCAGATTCTTCACGAATTATTTCTATGTCTGTTTCATTATAGGTGGCTTCTTCAATAGTAAATGGCGGACTACAACAATCACTGCTAGGACTATTTTTTCTAAGGTTTAACACCAAAATATCGGTTTCGGAATCGTTCAAGAAAACTTCATAGGTGTTACTGCCTTCCATACCAGAAATAAAAATTATAATAGTTTCCGTTGAGGAGTTTCCAGAGTCGTTGACCTGAATATCATCTTTGGAAACAACGATGTTTTCTAAGGAATACGTTTCGTTCGTGATTAAGTTGACGCCTTCTTCATTGACCAGTTCAATAAGTAATAGCTGTTGGGCACATACTACTGTATCGCAGTCAATACGCGAATTGTTGTCACAACTAAAGATAAATAATAACGTAAGCCCGAGGAAAGAAAATTTTGTTTTTAAGTTTTTTATAAGGGGATGTGCTATATAGGGGGCCATGATTGATGATTTTAAGATTTGTATTAATTTGAAGGAACGAATATTACTTATGGCTTTACAATGGTGATTTTTTCAATAAAGGAATTCTGACCTTCTGCAATTTCGATTGTTTCGTCATTGTAGGTAGAGCTATTTACGGTGAAATACGGACCACAGCATTCTAGGTCAGATTTTATTCTAGATAAGTCGAGAATTAATTCGTCCGTTTCCGTATCGTTTAGCTTTATGTTATAGGTATTACTGCCGTTGGTTCCCGCAACAAAAAAGTAGACCACTTCGTCACCTTGTTGTTGGCCAAAATTAAGTTGCTCACCATCCTTTGTAATGGTGATATTCTCTAATGAATAGTAGTTATTGGCAATAAGATTGTTTCCTTCAACATCAACATATTCAAGGGCAAAAGTTTGAGCTGCACAATCTATAAGAGCACATTCACCAAGTCCTTCATCGTCCTTACAAGAAAATAGCAGTATAATTAGGCAAAGAGCCACTTTACTTTTTAGCATCATATCTTTCATAAGATGCCAAGAAACGTTAAGGGTTGCGTTACTAAAGACTCTCTGTATACGATGTTTTAAAGATTACCCATTGCATTTTTTCCTTGGCCGCTTTTCTTCGTATCGCTTTAATGTTTTTTATGATAAAGGGCAGTATTCCCAAGCTCATAAAAATTGCTCCCAGTAAGAAAACCGGAGTTGCGCTTGAAAATAAGCTTCCACTGGAAAGAATTCCTAAAATTAATACCGTTGATAATGGGAAGGAAAGTGCCAGAATATTTACAGCAAAGTTGGAGTTAAACGTACGTTTGCTTTTGGCAATTCTGTTCTCTTGGGCATCAACCAGTGCAATATGCGAAAACGGCCAAAAGCTACAAGCACTAAAACCAAAGGCAAGCAGTAAAAGAATATCGTTTTGAACTTCAATATTGCATACCATGATTAACGAACCACATAATAAAGCCACAAAACCTGCTCGTAAAAAAAGTAAAGCTAACAATTTTGAAAACTGTTTTTTCTTGATATTTACGGCAAGACCTATAAATAAAAGCACTAACGGGGTCATGATTAGGCTTAAACGACTTATGGTTTCGCTAATAAAAAATGGCAACGATTCCTTATTAAACCCGAAAAACACCAAAATCAAGGCAATGATTATAAAGATATTTACAGGTTCTGAAATCATTGCCAATACCAAAGATTTAATTTTTTTAGTGTTTGATGTTGTTTTCAGAGCTCTTTTACGATAGTACCAGTTCATTGCTACTAGATAAAGGATGATCAGCACAAAAACCTTATTCCCTAAATCTGCCATGGCAGCCTTAGCCAGATACTCATCGCCCAAAAATTCTATAACAAAAGGAAAACAGGAGAGTCCAGGTGCCAATGAGGGAACGAGTAGTCTAGCAGTTCTATATTGCGGACTATTCTTGGCGATACCCGTAAGAGGAATTAGGTATGGAAACACTAGAAATAGAATCATGTTTAGCATCAGAGCTAAAAATGGAAGGGATAGTAGCGCGCTATCGATTTTAACCCCTATTAGTGCTAAGAAAATAGTAGCGGGCAGCGCTAGGTTTAGAATAATCTTCTTAATGCCGGTCAACTCTTCCTTAGACTTGAATTTCAGTTTTAAGAGTATGCCAATACCAATAAATAGTACAAATGTTATGGTCTTTTGTAAAGTTAAGTCCATCCTACGCAATTACATCTTTTAGGGCAGAGGTAAAAATTTTCATTTCTTCCATAGTACCCATACTTACGCGACACCAATTTTTTCCCATAAAGTTAAAAGCACGTACGCCGACCTTTAAATCGGTCATTTTTTGAAGGAAATCCTTGCCTTCCATTTCAATCGGGAAAATCATAAAACTGGTGTGCGAAGGCACATATGCTATGCCCATAGCATCAAGACTTTGGTAAACATACTCCCTACATGCTGCATTAAGTGCTCTAGATTGGTCCAAAAATTCGACATCATCCATTGCCGCCATTGCCGCAAATACCGATGGATATGATATGCCCATCCCGGCACGAGTAATTTTTTGAAGTCTATCTAAAGTAGCTTTCTGCGCAACGGCGTACCCTACTCTTAAACCAGCCATTCCATGAATTTTTGAAAAGGTGCGCGCAATGATGACGTCTTTTCCTTCGTTGACCAGGGAGACCATGCTTTTTTTGGCACCATCTTCAAGAAAACCTAGATAAGCTTCATCTATAAAAACGGGCACTTTTTCGGAGACCCTAGAGCAAAAATCCAAGAGTTCATTGTACTCGGTAATAGTTCCCGTAGGATTATTAGGATTACAGATATATACCAACTTGGTATCTTTATCTATAGCGGCTTCCATGGCTTTTAGGTCATGAGACCAATTTTCTTTTAAAGGAACGGCTTTCCAAGTACCACCTGCGGCCTCTGCCACGCGTATTAGGGACATATAAGCTGGGTCTGCAGATACAACGTTTCCTCCGTTCATGAATAGCGTAACAGCCGTTTTTTCCAAAAGGTCAGAGGACCCGGGCCCCATCATTATATTTTCACGTTGAACCCCTTCAACTTCGGCAATTTTGTCCATGAGTTCAAATAGTTCCTTCCATGCATAACGGTTACCTTTAAAAGCGTTAGTTTTTAATGCTTCAAGTGCTTTTGGAGAGGGGCCATAAGGATTTTCGTTGGCGTTTAATTTTGCGGATAGAACGGGGAACTCCCTTTCAGTGTCTAGTAAATATTCCTTAAAAAAAGGACTATAGATTGCGTCTCCATTAAGGTCTAGGGTAATGGGTGTTCGGGATGTCTCCGCAAAACTTAAATAGGGTGCGGCGATGACTCCACCAGCAGTTAAAACACCTTTTTTTAACCAATTTCTACGGTTTATTTTTTCTGTTCTCATGAGAAGTTTTTTTGTTGGATTAGCTATGGTTACTAAGTTAGAATTGAGCTAATAAAAAACCTATCCCAATACCGTAAAAATCAGAGGGTTAAAATAGATATAATGAAAATTGAACACCCGTAAAAAGCGAAATTCACAGTTAGGCCATGTCAAATAGTAGGTTTTTTGCGTATATCGCAGCCATTTTTGGACGCACTTTACGGATAAGACATATTATAGATTATTGAAAATAAGAATAGTAGAACTACACCGTTTTTTGACTGGCTATCATTCAAATCCTTTTAAATGGGTCCTTAACCACTCAAAACTACCTTCAATATCCTCAAAAAGCTGCTCTTCGGGCACAAGGTCCGGTACAATATCAATTGAGGAAAGTAAATCCATTGGTTGGGTCTGTAGACCGGTCAGCAAAACTTTGATACCTTTTTTGTCAAGCTCTAAAAGGGCATCTTCCAGGGCATATAATCCGGATTGGTCTATATAGGGAACTTGGTCAAAACGAATGATTAGCGCATCTACTTCTGAGATTTCCTGTAATTGATCTTTAAAATGTGAGGTAAACCCGAAAAAAAGTGGTCCATAAAGGTGTTTTATCGCAACCCTATCTTTGTACTTATTGTAGAATTCTTCCTCGTCTTTCCAAGGTTTTTCCCCATCAAAACCAGCCAACAGACCCACCTCAATGCCTTCTTCACCAAGATCACTTGCTTTCTTCATAAAAAGTAAGGAGGCAAGAATAAGACCAATACCTACTGCTTGTATTAAACTACCGAAGGTCGTAAAAAGAAGTACAACAATAAGCACCACCGCATCGGCCCGTGGCACACTTGTCAAGTGTTTTAGTCCCTTGGTGTCCACTATTTTAAATCCTATTGGAATTAGTATTCCTGCGAGTACGGCGAGTGGAATATGCGCTGCCAAAGAGCCTAGACCCAATAAAACGGCTAAAAGAAACAGACCATGGAACATGCCAGATAACCTTGTTCTACCTCCAGAGTTGATATTTACAACGGTACCCTTTGTAGCACCTGCTCCTGGAATACCTCCGAACATCGCCGCAACGGCATTACCAATACCTTGCCCAATTAGTTCACGATTACTATTGTGTTTGGTCTTGGTCATATTATCTGCAATGACCGATGTCAACAACGAATCAATGGAACCTAAAACTGCCAGTACCAAGGCATATTCCGCAATAAGATAATAAGCCGAACTATCTATGGATAAGATGCCATCTAGTTGTAAACTGGGAAGACCAGAAGGAATTTCACCTATAACCGGCACGTCCCATTTTAGGAAAAAAGCTACCAAAGAAGCAACGATTAGCGCCACTAAGGGGCTTGGCACCGCTTTGGTTATTTTCGGAAAAACATAGTAAATAAGCACGGTTAATGCTCCAAGTGCTAGTGCCTGCCATTTAAAATCTGTAAACAGTCGGGGCAAATCCTGCATTACTCCTACCGTAGATTTAGCAGAATCCAATCCTGCAAACGGGAATAGTTGTAGAATAACGATAATTAAACCTACGCCACTCATAAATCCAGAAACAACGGGATAGGGAAAGTATTTGATATATCCGGCAATATTAATAAGCCCAAAAAGTATCTGTAGTACGCCACCCAATAAAAAAGCGAGTATTATAATACCCATAGCGCTTTCTAAACTTCCGGCAATATCTATAGCACTTGCTACCAAGGCTGCCGATACTACGGTCATGGGCCCTGTAGGTCCGCTGGCCTGTGTTAATGTGCCCCCAAAAAGGGCTGCCAAAATACCTACCGCAATGGCACCGTAAAGTCCTGAGATTGCTCCTAACCCGGACTGAACACCAAAGGCCAATGCCAAAGGTAACGCTACCACTCCGGCAACGAGGCCACCAGTTAAATCTCCTTTGATATTACTAAAATCAAAAATATCTTTCAGCATTGACGTAGTTTAAGGTTGGTTATAATTTTGTTTTGACGGCTAGCACTATTCGCATTTCTTTTTCAGTCTAAAAGGCAACCCCTGACCCCATCTTGGGCAATTAAGTGAAACTGTTTTACTTTTAATGCTTAAGCACCATTAAAAATAAGCTTGTAAAGGCTAAGTTGAAAATTTAAAGTATAATAAATGATTATGATTTCTATAAGAACGGATATATTTTGGCTAAAAACTGAAAATCTCTAGAACTGAGTACAGTTTTATATTGAATAACTCTCTTACTGGGCCATAATACCTTCCTGACCAAGTATAGGTAATGGAGTTAAGGCAGACTCCGAAACACTTCCTTTTTTGAAGGTAAATCTTTTTTCGAACAGTGTGCTCCCTATATAGTAGGTGACGAAAAATTCGTTAGTCAAGGCCAAAACCTCTTCTTGTACCACTTCAATCTTTTCAAAAGAATTTGCCGCGACAACGGCAATGGCGTGTCGCATTACCGAGGTTTTTGTTGCTCCGTCAAAACCCTTGGATACGATAAGAACCATTTCTATGGGAGTACTACCGCCATTAAGGATGTAGGCATTCCAATCTTTGGAAAGAAACTCCTTGTTCCATTCATGGGCAATGGCGACGTAAACATCTTTAACTAAGGGAATTTCAATATCTTTTTTCACCGCTCAGAATCAATGTTTTTACAATACACTTCTAAACTGCTCTAGGAAACGAAGATCGTTTTCACTTAATAGGCGAATATCTGAAATCTGATGAAGAAGAAGGGCAATACGGTCAATTCCCATTCCAAATGCAAATCCCGAGTATTCATCAGAATCGATACCACAATTTTTAAGAACATTGGGGTCTACCATACCGCAGCCCATAATTTCTAACCAACCTGTCCCTTTCGTCATTTTGTAATCCGTCTCGGTCTCTAAACCCCAGTACACATCGACTTCTGCACTTGGTTCGGTAAAAGGGAAATACGATGGTCTTAGACGTATTTTAGATTTTCCAAAAAGCTCCGTTGTAAAATACTGCAAGGTTTGTTTTAAATCGGCAAAAGATACATCCTTATCAATATAAAGTCCTTCCACCTGATGGAAAAAACAATGAGACCTTGCGGAAATGGCCTCGTTTCGATATACCCTTCCCGGAGATATGGTACGTATTGGAGGCTGATTGTTTTCCATATAACGTACTTGTACCGAGGAGGTATGGGTGCGCAACAATACATCTGGATCGGTCTGCACGAAGAAGGTATCCTGCATATCTCTTGCCGGGTGATACTCCGGAAGGTTCAATGCCGTAAAATTATGCCAGTCGTCTTCTATTTCCGGTCCTTCGGAAACATTGAAACCTATACGGGAAAATATTTCAATAATTCTATTTTTTACAATAGAAATGGGATGTCTTGCACCAAGTTCGATTGGTTCGCCCGGGCGAGTTAAATCTCCAAAGACACCTTCTTGTTCTGAATTATGCTCTAAGGTCTTAGTAAGACTGTCAACTTTATGTAACGCTGCTTGTTTTAATTGATTGATACTTTGACCAAATTCCTTTTTTTGTTCGTTAGGAACATTTTTAAATTCTGCAAAAAAGTCGTTCAATAATCCTTTCTTTCCCAAATATTTAATGCGAAAAGCTTCCACGGCCGCTTTGTCCTCGGCGGTGAAATTTTCTACCTGTAAAATATGTTCCCTAATCGTCTCGATCATAATGGTCTTATAAAGCGGCAAATTTAAAACTTTTATATGATTATGCCTGTTTTGGAGTAGGGTAAGTTGACGATAACAGGGTTGATTGGTCTTTAATAGGTATGAACGATATTATTCAGATTAGAAGTTTCTATGCTTGGTGCTGAAAATCATCCAAGTGTTAGCTTGGATAACAAATGATGTTGACCAAATTTTTGATAGGAGTGTTTAATGCCTTGGTCAACTAAAAAAGCCAATACGGTTGCATTGGCTTTTTTAAACTTTAAACGGCTAGTCTAGAAAGCTTACTTTACCGGTCTTTATATCGTACATAGCGCCAATAATCTTAATTTCTCCATTGTCCTCCATTTCTTGAAGGATAGGACTGAGACTACGCGTATCTTCTATGGTTAATTCAATATTCTTGAGGACCACTTCGTTCACAAAATCGATGTTCTTTGAATTTCGCTGACTTTTATCCGCTGGCTCTTTTACAGCTCTTACGGCATGTTTAATTTTATGCAAAAGAATAGTAAGATTACCCATTTTAGCATTGTCACAAGCTCCTTTTACCGCACCACAAGCGGTATGCCCTAATATTACAACAACCTTGGTTCCTGCTAATTTACACGCGAATTCCATACTTCCAAGTAGGTCTTCATTAACAATGTTCCCTGCTACTCGTGCACTAAAGATGTCACCGACACCTTGATCAAATATAAGTTCTGCGGATACTCTAGAGTCAATACAACTTAGCACCGTGGCAAATGGGTATTGTCCTTGAGCCGTATCGTTTACTTGATCCAATAGATTACGGGGTACCATATCGTTGGCAACAAATCTATCATTCCCCTCCTTTAACAATTGTATGGCGGCATCTGGTGTTATCGCTGCTTGGGTTTCTTTGGTATGTGCTTTCATTAATTTTTAGTTTTAATTAGGACTTTACTATCCTTTGCCTTGATAAAATAGGAATTTTAAGGTAATTTATGATAGTTTAGGTCTTTGAATATACGCTATGTTTTTTCTGAAAACTGTGCCTGTTAGGACTTTTAACGTCTTAAATGTACAGTATTTTCATTTGGACAATTTTGTTCTTTATCCTTTTTCGGGTTGAGCTATTTTTGGTCTCAATTTAAAGAACTCGATAAAACTATCCGGATTCTCCTCGATACCCCTTTCAGACACCAATTTAATATCAATATTCCTTTCTTTCGCCTTAAAGGTAAAATCATCCAATATTTCAATGATATCGTTGTCGAGATACCTCGTTTTCCTCACATCTAGCTCCAGATAGGTTTCTCTTGGTAAACTATCCAGTTCCTTGAGAATGGCACCCTTATTAAAAAAGGTAACCTCCTCTGCCAGGGTCATTTTAATTTTGTGCCTACCATCACTTTTAT
This genomic window from Maribacter sp. MJ134 contains:
- the dinB gene encoding DNA polymerase IV, producing MISDLPLRKIIHVDMDAFYASVEQLDNPELRGKPIAVGGSSQRGVVAAASYEARKFGVRSAMSSVLAKRNCPELIFVKARFDRYKEISQKIRAVFYEYTDLVEPLSLDEAYLDVTTNKKGNPSATLIAKEIRNRIYEETGLNASAGISINKFIAKVASDINKPNGQKTVNPEEVIEFLEDLEIRKFYGVGKVTAEKMYQLGIFTGKDLKSKSKAFLEEKFGKSGSYYYNVVRGVHQSEVKPHRIPKSVGAERTFNENLSSEIFMLERLEHISNELEKRLKKSDIAGKTVTLKIKYSDFTLNTRSKTLPYFIADKTLILETAKELLYQEELQNSVRLLGISLANLNTDKKEKTKQEAEAIQVQLKFDF
- a CDS encoding plastocyanin/azurin family copper-binding protein yields the protein MKKVIAVLVLAVGTVFSMNAQDKMMKEDKMMKSTTKTIALEQTSGEFTQKQITVSEGTYVFEIANNNVGHNVGFVLVKKGEDVSKPENHIKTAYVTEQVVTGEKQTSKPTTLTKGEYVYFCPLNPTSTDNTLIVQ
- a CDS encoding helix-turn-helix domain-containing protein; the protein is MKFEFHDTKLASLFGFTDDIKKNENNFSSNSGNIQILWNRNEIPILLCIDGLTITLLPNQLVTTTYLQHVSFSKTKAPLTAFLFNRPFYCINDHDSEVSCNGILFFGTQDLPIITIPVEQERKFNVLFEVFEEEFSTSDKIQGDMLQMLLKRLIIMCTRLAKEQLIVRTLDNEQIDVVRKFNVLVDNHFKTKRKVSDYAELLFKSPKTLSNLFAIYNQKSPQQIILERLALEAKRLMSFTDKQNQEIAYELGFNDPAHFSRFFKKMTGHSPSRFRETVVLSN
- a CDS encoding CYTH domain-containing protein, giving the protein MIEIERKFLVTSAIFKKEAISKTRIVQGFLNTDPDRTVRIRLKGEEGFITIKGRSNKTGISRFEWEKEISPEEAEALLKLCEEGTLEKTRYEISYGKHVFEVDEFYGPNTGLIVAEVELDSENEVFTKPKWLGREVTGETKYYNSQLSKMPFSEWRTT
- a CDS encoding PAS domain-containing protein; its protein translation is MTNLLNYDNALHKFYKTLKLTSLPISSWDFYSTFFDNHCKSSSDVKALLQLAKNNAWVFNEAVLEQELIDKEHTIVVTDAELRIVYASQNIWEMNRYHPEEIIGQQPKMFQGEKTCKTALKVISNAVKKKEPFEATILNYRKDGSTYNCWIHGQPLFNKEGEVVNFIAFEREVA
- a CDS encoding carboxymuconolactone decarboxylase family protein; the protein is MSTFNVPKREEVSEGNQAIFDNLEKALGFVPNLYATYAHSENALGNYLALSGAKTSLNAKQKEVVNLAVSQVNNCSYCLAAHTAIGKMNGFTEAQILELRAGEASFDSKLDALAKFAKNITENRGATDEEVVTEFLNAGWTKENLVDTIVLVGDKTISNYLHRTTDVPVDFPAVQSLETVQL
- the pyk gene encoding pyruvate kinase codes for the protein MPTKKKTKVVATLGPATSKKDVLRDMILAGVDVFRINFSHADYEDVKQRVTMIRELNEELETNVSILGDLQGPKLRVGVMAGEVVVGPGDEITFVTGEPFEGTAERVYMNYKEFPRDVKAGERILLDDGKLMFEVVATNGENEVKAKVIQGGPLKSKKGVNLPNTNISLPALTKKDVKDAEFAISLEVDWIALSFVRFSQDLIDLQNIIQKHSEHKIPIIAKIEKPEAVENIDKIVAYCDGLMVARGDLGVEVPAHEVPLIQKQLVLRAKKARIPVIIATQMMETMITSLTPTRAEVNDVANSVMDGADAVMLSGETSVGNYPVQVIEKMASILKSVEASDLIHVPHDPPHIRTNRYITKSVCYHAALMANEIKAKAISTLTNSGYTAFQISAWRPSAHILVFTSNRRILTQLNLLWGVKAFYYDKFVSTDETIEDVNGIACKKGFLEVGDMLISLAAMPIKAKGMVNTLRVTEIESCNF